AAGGCATTATTACAAAACTACCACAGAGAGGGATAACATTTGTTCACATCAGTTACACTTCTGTACATTTTAGATCTCTCGAGAGGAGGATGCTTCTGCCCATGAGAGACTCTTGAAGATATTAATCAAGCTCACAGATTTCTACTTTGTGTTTAGTGTTCAGGATGTCCCCTTGAAATCACTTTTACTTTACTTTGACTTCAGTAGGAAGATAGTTCATAATGACACCATCAAAGTAAGTTTTAAGCTTTTCGGGactgcttttctcaggtttgagTTTTTATAGTTTGTAATGATTTTTTTAGTAAAATAAGCATATGATTAAAAGTTTTATATTAACTACTACAACTTTTAAGTATCAGTTACTTCTACATAACCACTATGATATTTACTGTTCTGAACAATACATACTTCAAAGCACATGAAATTGAAAAAGCAAAGCATCTTTACTCTCTtcatagagaacagaaaaaacatTAAACTTTTAAGCATTATAAAACACTTTATTGAATAAAATGTTAGCAAGTCAGCAATTGATGAATAATTTGCTTTGAAACTTTAACTTGTAATCTGGCTAATGAGCACTAATTTACAAACTATTCTACATTGTAAAGGATAAATGAATATTTCTGGTGTTGTCCTTCTTTGATTTAGAAGCTTATCATCTGCAGGACCTAACTGGCCATTGATGTGAGGGTGAGGAAGAAGGAACCACATCGCAGGGAGAAAAGACTAAAGGAAGGCAGAGGCTCTAATATCAGGTCAATATAGGTCAGCACACTACCCACATGAAACGGCTTTGGCTAGGTTCCAAGGTCAAGTAAATAAGTTCAATTTTTTCATTCcttcaattacatattttttttgcTAAGCTTCGGTCATTCATGGTATACAATGCATCTAACTTGCTGAGCAAAATGCCAGACgtgaaataaatgttagctatggtAGAAGAGCTACAATAACAGGTAACCTGAAACAGGCTGATAGCTCATAGAAGGGCATGCTTGAAttcggggaaaaaaaaatctctgttaaAATGGGATGCAAAACACTTTATACATTGCTTTTACAAAAGTTACACTAATTTAAAGGAAAGTCTTCAAAAACAATCCGTGATcgataaaattacagaaaaaaatcaggaaagggGGAAATAATAAGGGAAGAAAGATTAGCAGAACAATCTTCCGCCCCAGTAAAGAGGATTGAATTTTAACCAATGAGATCACAAGTTTGAAAATTTCCTTTTCAGGCCCAATCAAGAGGAAGCTATGTCTATAAATAAGACTGCCTAGACCCTCTCGTATCAATGAGGCAGCATGGCCCGTACTAAGCAGACTGCTCGCAAGTCTACCGGCGGCAAGGCTCCGAGGAAGCAGCTGGCCACCAAAGCGGCCCGCAAGAGCGCGCCGGCCACGGGAGGGGTGAAGAAGCCGCACCGCTACCGGCCCGGCACCGTGGCCCTGCGGGAGATCCGGCGCTACCAGAAGTCCACGGAGCTGCTGATCCGCAAGCTGCCCTTCCAGCGGCTGGTACGCGAGATCGCGCAGGACTTTAAGACGGACCTGCGCTTCCAGAGCTCGGCCGTGATGGCGCTGCAGGAGGCCAGCGAGGCCTACCTGGTGGGGCTGTTCGAAGACACGAACCTGTGCGCCATCCACGCCAAGCGCGTGACCATCATGCCCAAGGACATCCAGTTGGCCCGCCGCATCCGCGGGGAGCGGGCCTAAGACATATTTTTAAGTGGTCGATCTAAAGGCTCTTTTCAGAGCCACTGCCGTTTTCATCAAGAGCAGCTGTATCGGCTCTCCATTTGATGTGCCTCTGCCTTGCGCACCGGTCAGGGGCCAGGGGCACTCGTGGTGGGTGGCGTTACAGAACCCAAAGCCCAGCCGTGAGCTGGCTGGCAGTAGAGAAAGCCGCAGAGGCATCGTCCTTGTGGTTCCGGCCGAGCCTTTTCACGCTGGTTTAAGGCTGGAGGTCCGGCTCCCAATTCTGTGGGTAAAGTTTTGCATGGGGGCAAGAGACAATATGGGGAGTTTCTAGATGTGGAAGATCCTGAGTGTAAGGGTGGGGCGAGCCCCTTAAAAATTATAAACCCGTTTCCTGGTTTATTTAGGAAATGTATAAGCTTAATTAAGGCTCAGCATCTTCCGCATTGCATACTACAGGCGGTGCCGAAGCCAGAATAGTAATTTAAGCGGGCGGGAGTAAATACTTggcgatttttaaaaatgtgtgggcTGAGGTATTTCAAGGAAGAGAACAAAATTTCCACAAAGTATAGaatgaaaatgcaaaaacaaggaaagagaaTTAACTTGTCTAGCTGGCGTTAAGATTTCTTCCGTATGCAAgtctaatggaaagtgaaaaccaagaaaaaaacccCAAGCCGTTGAAAGTCGCTTCACCTAGCTTAAAACTGGTTAGTGTGAAATGGACCATTCTGATTGGATAACAAGACTTTTGTTACAGCGACCATTAAGGAAGCAAGACTAGAAGCTGTTATTTACATAGACTCCACCCCCTCTGACGACACCGTTGTAAGTTAACCAATTAAAACGCAGCACTTTGCGAGTCTTCATTTGCATACAGGCTCTATAAATAGCGCGTAACCAGCCCGTTTTGCGGTAGTCTGGAATTATTTCTTTAAGTCTGTGTTCCCTTTTTTCGCGCAAACATGCCGGATCCAGCAAAATCCGCTCCTGCTCCCAAGAAGGGCTCCAAAAAGGCTGTTACGAAAGTGCAGAAGAAGGACGGCAAGAAGCGCAAGCGCAGCCGCAAGGAGAGCTACTCCGTTTACGTGTACAAGGTGCTGAAGCAGGTCCACCCCGACACCGGCATCTCGTCCAAGGCCATGGGCATCATGAACTCCTTCGTCAACGACATCTTCGAGCGCATCGCTGGAGAGGCGTCCCGCCTGGCACACTACAACAAGCGCTCCACCATCACATCCCGCGAGATCCAGACGGCCGTGCGCCTGCTGCTGCCCGGTGAGCTGGCCAAGCACGCCGTGTCCGAGGGCACCAAGGCGGTCACTAAGTACACCAGCTCGAAGTAAGGGTGTGCAGGGGACGCAGTAGATCAACCACCTAATCCCAAAGGCTCTTTTCAGAGCCACTTCAGTAATCGAGAAAGCAGCTGTAAACACTTGTCAGAGCGTTGGATAGCTTTTGGTCAGGTAGGGAGTGTTACCATGGTCACGGATGCATTCGGGTTTAGGACTAAGGAGTTTTCTGTAGTCCTGTAATGAGTTGGCCCTCAGTCATCCCGGTCCAGTCTTACTGAGTTGCTTGTTATCTCTGCTACGAGATTAGAAAGGTTTGACACGTTCTGGGATATttgggagggatggagggaaggaggcgGTGGGTGGTTCTACACCCCTTCAACCTTTAACCTGTATCTCCAAAGtcgttttcctttttgtttctgaaagTAATGGACGAGACGAGATTTCTCATACAGATGAGAAACCCTGTCCAACCTCTTACTATTTCTTAGTGTTTTAATCTGTTTTCCTTACCATATACCTACAGGCGTTTGTCACAAACTTTGTCTAATATAGCCATGTGCTTTCGTCCCGTAGCCTTTTTGCAAGTCCTGACTTAGCCATCCTCTCCTAACTTCCATTCCAGTGACTTCAAACATGGAGATATATTgccaccaccccaccccctgtAG
This portion of the Pongo abelii isolate AG06213 chromosome 1, NHGRI_mPonAbe1-v2.0_pri, whole genome shotgun sequence genome encodes:
- the LOC100938272 gene encoding histone H2B type 2-F, which codes for MPDPAKSAPAPKKGSKKAVTKVQKKDGKKRKRSRKESYSVYVYKVLKQVHPDTGISSKAMGIMNSFVNDIFERIAGEASRLAHYNKRSTITSREIQTAVRLLLPGELAKHAVSEGTKAVTKYTSSK